A DNA window from Ralstonia solanacearum K60 contains the following coding sequences:
- a CDS encoding cupin domain-containing protein: protein MTRSPIRLAFQAPQVSETGLSVEVIDFGFLRAAAMFEASRFEVAVGGFSPPEKHPEREIWMIAAGSGRLDYRGEVTEVRSGDCLTFDPNVEHSVHNTGTEPMRIFSVWWTERAP from the coding sequence ATGACGCGTTCCCCCATCCGCCTTGCGTTCCAGGCACCCCAGGTCTCGGAGACGGGGCTGAGCGTCGAGGTGATCGATTTCGGTTTTCTGCGCGCGGCCGCGATGTTCGAAGCATCGCGTTTCGAGGTTGCTGTCGGCGGGTTTTCTCCGCCGGAGAAACATCCCGAGCGTGAGATCTGGATGATCGCGGCCGGCTCGGGCAGGCTTGACTATCGCGGCGAGGTGACGGAAGTGCGAAGCGGCGATTGCCTGACATTCGACCCGAACGTCGAGCACAGCGTGCACAACACCGGCACCGAGCCCATGCGCATCTTCTCGGTCTGGTGGACCGAGCGCGCACCGTGA
- a CDS encoding methionine--tRNA ligase, translating into MNARKTYVLIPVMPTPNGPLHLGHVAGPFLKMDMLARHLRRNGEMVALVSATDPYETHVLPRADEQNKPVEAICAENHRAIHRCLQALDIRYDAFIDPLASPYRARLSGITREVLDDLNAQGLLHARNEPVHVSRRTGRMIVGSRIVGTCPCCGVEMGGYHCEGCGMEVWPRDLIAPRAAPADDTVEVEERASVFLDADIPALKRRMLEARVPADVRRIAERFMHATGGVVRLSNPGEWGVAWPDGQATAPSVVFTYTALFMLSVLCGEVARERLALDHNPFDQRSDAFIVTSFGFDNTVPFCVGVETLAQHSRRYRGFDRYLTNFFYTLDGRKFSTSRQHCIWADQAVRELGVTSDVLRYFLAKTSPEGGPSDFSRDGFDAFRRAVEPRLAQMSAALESGTGGDAADPYADTLARLAADMEAAFDVDHFSLRAATRCIDQWLALEWQPVQAAAYVRGFCVLAYPVMPELALTLWGRLGHEGLPRYLAVTELEAAE; encoded by the coding sequence ATGAACGCCCGAAAAACATACGTGCTCATTCCGGTGATGCCGACACCGAATGGTCCATTGCATCTTGGCCACGTCGCGGGCCCGTTTCTCAAGATGGACATGCTTGCGCGGCATCTGCGGCGCAACGGCGAAATGGTCGCGCTGGTCTCTGCGACCGATCCTTACGAGACCCATGTGCTGCCCCGCGCCGACGAGCAGAACAAGCCCGTCGAGGCGATCTGCGCGGAAAACCATCGGGCGATTCACCGTTGCCTGCAGGCACTCGACATTCGCTACGACGCTTTTATCGATCCGCTCGCATCGCCATATCGGGCGCGCCTGAGCGGCATCACGCGCGAAGTGCTCGATGACCTGAACGCGCAGGGATTGCTGCACGCGCGCAACGAACCCGTCCACGTCAGTCGCCGCACCGGGCGGATGATCGTCGGCAGCCGGATCGTCGGCACCTGTCCATGCTGCGGCGTCGAAATGGGCGGCTACCATTGCGAAGGATGCGGGATGGAGGTCTGGCCCCGCGACCTGATCGCCCCGCGCGCCGCACCGGCGGACGACACGGTTGAGGTGGAAGAGCGGGCCAGTGTTTTCCTCGATGCCGACATCCCCGCGCTCAAGCGTCGGATGCTCGAAGCGCGTGTGCCGGCGGATGTCCGCCGCATCGCCGAACGGTTCATGCATGCGACGGGCGGGGTGGTGCGGCTCTCGAACCCGGGCGAATGGGGGGTGGCCTGGCCGGACGGGCAGGCTACCGCACCGTCGGTGGTGTTCACCTACACGGCGCTGTTCATGCTGTCGGTGTTGTGCGGCGAGGTGGCGCGTGAGCGGCTCGCGCTCGACCACAATCCGTTCGATCAGCGCTCCGATGCGTTCATCGTCACCAGCTTCGGCTTCGACAATACGGTGCCTTTCTGCGTAGGGGTGGAGACGCTCGCACAACACAGCCGGCGCTATCGCGGCTTCGACCGTTACCTGACGAACTTCTTCTACACGCTGGACGGACGGAAATTCTCGACGAGCCGCCAGCATTGCATCTGGGCCGACCAGGCGGTGCGGGAGCTGGGCGTGACCTCGGACGTATTACGCTATTTCCTGGCCAAAACCAGCCCGGAAGGCGGACCGAGCGATTTCTCGCGCGACGGCTTCGACGCGTTTCGGCGCGCAGTTGAACCCCGCCTGGCGCAGATGAGCGCCGCGCTCGAATCTGGCACCGGCGGCGATGCGGCCGACCCCTATGCGGACACGCTGGCACGACTCGCCGCGGACATGGAGGCGGCCTTCGATGTCGACCATTTCAGCTTGCGTGCCGCGACACGCTGCATCGATCAATGGCTCGCACTCGAATGGCAGCCGGTACAGGCTGCCGCGTATGTGCGCGGCTTTTGCGTGCTGGCCTACCCGGTCATGCCTGAGCTGGCCCTGACCCTGTGGGGCCGGCTCGGCCACGAAGGCTTGCCCCGTTATCTGGCCGTGACCGAACTGGAGGCAGCCGAATGA